In Brachybacterium fresconis, the genomic stretch GGGAGGCGCGGATCCGGTCCACCAGGCGCACCACGAACCGTTCGTTGTGGATGGTGCATAAGGTCGCCGAGAGCATCTCCTTGGCGCGGAACAGGTGGTGGACGTAGGCGGCGGTGTAGTGGGTGCAGGTGTAGCAGTCGCAGGTCTCGTCGATCGGCGCGAACCGGCGGCGGTACCGCGAGCCGGTGAGGTTCACGCGCCCGGTGGCGGTGTAGACGGCGCTGTTGCGCGCCACCCGGGACGGGGAGACGCAGTCGAAGGTGTCGGCGCCGGCGGCGATCGCGACGAACAGGTCGTCGACCTCGCTGATGCCCAGCAGGTGGCGGGGTCGGTCCTCGGGCAGCTCCTCGGTGACCCAGCCGACGATGGCGGCGAGATTCTCCTTCTCCAGCGCCCCGCCGATGCCGAAGCCGTCGAAGACCTGCCCGCCCGAGTCCATCGCTGAGAGGTCACGGGCGGCCCGTCGGCGCAGGTCCTCGTACTGGGCGCCCTGGATGACGCCCCACAGCTGCTGGTAGGGGCGGTGGGTGCGCTCCTCGGTCAGCCGGGCGTGCTCGGCCAGGCAGCGGATCGCCCAGCGTCGGGTGCGCTCGAGCGCCTGCTCCTGGTAGCCGCGGGAGTTCATCAGCGTGGTCAGCTCGTCGAAGGCGAACATGATGTCCGCCCCCAGCCCGTGCTGGATCTGCATCGAGACCTCGGGCGTGAAGCGGTGCACGTCGCCGTTGAGGAAGGAGCGGAAGGTGACGCCGTCGTCGTCCACGTGCGCCAGGCGCTCCTTGCCCTCGGCGACCGCGTCGTCCTCCCCGGAGGAGGTGCGGGCCTTCTCGCCTCCGGAGAACTCGCTGGACAGCACCTTCTTGAAGCCCGCACCGAGGCTCATCACCTGGAAGCCGCCGGAGTCGGTGAAGGTGGGGCCGGGCCAGTTCATGAAGGCGCCGAGCCCGCCGGCCGCGTCGATCAGCTCGTGCCCCGGCTGGAGATACAGGTGATAGGCGTTGGCCAGCAGCGCCTGCGCTCCCAGCTCGCTCATCGACTCCGGCAGCACCGCCTTGACGGTGGCCTTGGTGCCCACGGGCACGAAGGCGGGCGTGGCGATCTGTCCGTGCGGGGTGGAGATCACGCCGGCGCGGGCCGAGCGGCCATGGCGGGCGGAGATCTCGAAGCCCGCTCCCGAGGGGGCCGGCCGGGGGTCGACAGGATCGACGGGGTCGGCAGGGCGGGCGGGATCGGCACTCTGAGCGGTCACCGGGACATGGTCCCACGGTCCCGCTCGAGACCTCCGCATCCACCTCGATCCACTAGGATCCAGCGCAGCGCCGGGAGGATTCCACGAGACCGTTCCCTCGGCGGCAGGGCCGACATCGACGGGAGGGGACCACGATCAGCTCGCCCGGTGATCCCCCCGACCCGCACTCCGGCCGCTCCCCCGCCCGCGGCGCCGACGCGCCCCGCGCGGGCCGTCGCGCACGTCCGCTGAGCGAGGAGGAGCTGGCCCGTCAGCGCGCCCTGGAGCGCGCCCTCGCGCCCGACGCCTCGCCCTGGGAGCAGCCGGCCGCACCGCTCGCCGACGATCTCGAGGACTGGACCCAGGACCCGGAGCCCGACCTCGCCTCCGAATCATCGGCGCACCCGTCCGCGCCCCCGGCCCGCTCCGGCCTGGCCGCGTGGACCGCCGGTCCCCTGCCCTCGACCGCCTCCTCCCTCGACGACTGGCTGCAGGGGCCGCGGGAGGCCCACGCCGAGCGGGAGGCCGAGGACGCCTGGTCCACCGCCGACTCCGTCTCCGGCACCTGGCGACCCGTCCGCGATGCGGGCCCGGGGACCTCCGCTGCCGCCGGCTCGGAGTCCGCGGCGCCCGGCGCCCCGGAATCCGCGCCGGCACCGCCGCGGACCCGTCCCGTCTTCCGCCACGAGCTGCACGGCCTGCGCGCCGTGGCCCTGGGCCTGGTGGCGATCTACCACATCTGGCTCGGCCGGGTCTCCGGCGGCGTCGACGTCTTCCTGTTCCTCTCCGCCTTCTTCCTCACCGGCACCTTCGTGCGCCGTCTGGACAGCGGACGTCCTCTCGGGGTGCCGCGCTACTGGCTGCACACCTTCAAGCGCCTGATGCCGCCCGCGGCGGTGACGATCCTGCTGACCCTCGCCGGGTCCGCCGCCTTCCTGCCCTCCTCGCTGTGGCCCACGGTGATGCAGGAGGCCGTGGCCTCGGCCGCCTACGTGCAGAACGCCCTGCTGGTGTTCCTGCAGGTCGATTACCACGCCCGCGACGCCGGCGGCGCCTCGCCGCTGCAGCACTTCTGGTCCCTCAGCGTGCAGGGCCAGGCCTTCGTGGTGTGGCCGCTGCTGTTCCTGCTCGTGGTGCGCCGGGCGCGTCGTGGCCGCAGCGTGCGCCGCCCGCTGATCGCCCTGCTGCTCGTGATCGGTGCGGCGTCGCTGACCTGGTCGATCATCACCACCCAGACCCATCAGCAGGTGGCCTACTTCGACACCGCCGCCCGGCTGTGGGAGTTCGCGGCCGGGTCCCTGCTCGCCCTCGCGCTGCCGACGATCGACCGCCTCACCGGTGCCCGTCGGCCCGAGGAGGGGCAGGCGCCACGGCTGCGCACCGGGCGCGCCCTGCTCGGCTGGGCGGGCATCGCCGCCCTGCTGGCCTGCGGCATCGTGCTGGACGTCTCGACCATGTTCCCCGGCTGGATCGCCATCGTGCCGCTGGCCGCCGCCGGGGCCGTGGTGGTCGCCGGGCACTCCGGGCGTCGCTGGGGCGTGGACGCCCTGCTCTCGACCAGACCGGCCGCCTTCGTCGGGGACATCTCCTACGCCCTGTACCTGGTGCACTGGCCGGTGCTGGTGATGTGGCTGCACCGCAGCGGACAGCAGCGCGCCGGGCTGCTGGACGGGCTCGCGGTGCTGGCCGGCTCGGTGCTGCTGGCCTGGCTGATCACCCGTGCGGTCGACGCGCCGGTGCGCCGCTCGGTCTGGCTCGAGGCCCGGCCCCGTCGGGCGCTGACCGCGGTCGCGGCGAGCTTCGCGCTGGTGGCCGTCGCCGCCGGCGGCTGGTGGATCGGGCTGAACCGCGCCGAACCGTCGACGCCGGTGGCCGCCGCGCAGGACCTGCCCTCCACCGAGGCCGCGACCGAGGTCGCCACCGAGGCCCCGCCCGAGATCCTCCCCCACGGCTGGCAGCTCGGCGCGCAGTGGCCCGACCTGCCCGAGCGCTGCGGCGGGCCCTGGGCCCCGGCGGAGGACTTCCACAACGTCAACTGCCAGCAGCTGCTGCCCGCCGACGCCTCCGCCGACGGCACGATCGTGGTCGTCGGCAGCTCCCACGCCCGACAGTTCATCCCCGCTCTGATCCCGTACGCGACCGAGCACGACCTGCAGATCGTGAACCTCTCCATGGACGCCTGCGGATTCACCACCGAGGTGGAGCACAGCCCGTACTGCCAGGGCTATGACCAGTACGTCCTGGACTACGTCGAGGCCCACTCCCCCGAGCTCGTGCTGACCACCGTCACCCGGACCGGGCTCGGGGACGGCGGCGGCGAGAGCGACGAGAGGATGCCCGAGGGCACCGCGCCCGCGGTCCGGGCCCTGCTGGAGCGGGAGGTGCGCGTGATCGGCGTGCGCGACACCCCGCGCTGGGAGCAGGACCAGTTCGCCTGCGCGGAGGCGGTGATCGAGGAGGGCGGCGCTCCCTCCGATGCCGACGCCGCCTGCGGGGCCGACGCCGCGGACAAGCTGGCCCCGACGAACCCCGCCGCCGCCCTCGCCGAGCTCCCCGGGGCCGAGGATCGTCTCGCCCTGGTCGACCTCGGCGCGTCGATCTGCCCGCAGGGTCGGTGCTCCCCGATCCTGGGCGAGTCCTATGTCTACATGGACGACGACCACCTCACCCGCACCTTCGTCGAGAGCGTCCTCGTCACCCCCGTGACCGAGCAGCTCACCGAGAGTTTTCCCGCCCCCGCCGCATGACAGGATGAGCAGATATGTGGACCGACGTGATCCCCGGGGTGCTCGTCGCCGTCGCGCTGCTGGTGGCACCCGGGGCAGCGGCCCTGCTGTGCTGCCGCGTCTCGTGGCCGACGGCGCTGGTCGCCGCCCCGCCCGTGTCGCTGGCGCTGCTGGCGATCTCGACCCTGCTGGCCGCCGTGGTCGACTCCTCCTGGGGTCCACTGTGGATGCTGGCGACCACCGTGCTCGGTGCCGGGGTCTGCGCGGTGTGGTCCTTCGCGACCCCCTGGGGCCGGCGGACCGCGCGCTGGTCGCCGCTGTCCGCGGCGGCGGCAGGGCAGTATCTGATCGGCCAGGTCATCGCCCTGCTCTTCCTGGTGCCGCTGTTCCTGACGGCCTTCGTCGCGCCGACCACGATCGCCCAGCGGTACGACAACGCCTTCCACCTCAACGCCATCGAGTCGATCGTCCGCACCGGTGAGGCGACCCCCTTCGACACCGGGCAGCTGCTGCGCGGTGCCGTGTACCCCAACAGCTGGCACACCGCCGCCGCGCTGGTCCAGGAGCTCAGCGGGCTCGGGCTCGCCCAGACCGTCCACGCCCTGACCCTGGTGACGGTGCTCGGCGTCTGGCCGCTGTCGGTGTGGCTGCTCATCGAGGTGCTCGTGCGCCCCGGGATCGTGGCCCGTCTGGTCACCGGTCCGCTGTCCCTCGCCTTCGCCGGCTTCCCCCTGGTGCTGCTGGACTGGGGGCTGGTGTACCCGACGATCCTCGGCCTCGCCGCCGCGCCCGCCCTGGCGGCGGTCCTGATCCATCTCGCCCTCGACCGCTCGCTGCTGGCCTCCCCCGTGCGGATCGCGGCGATCATCGCGGTGATGGGCATCGGCGTGGGCATCGCCCACCCGGGCGCGGCGCTGGCCGGGCTGATCATCGCGCTGCCGATCACGGTCCTCGCCCTGGTCCGGCAGCTTCGGGGCCCGGTGCTGGACTCCCTGCGCCGACCCGCCGGCTCGAGATCGCGCCACGCCTCCCGCGGCTGGTCCCTGCGGACCGTCCCCGCCATGGACCTGGGCCGGGCCGCCGTGCTGATGGTGGTGGCGGTCGGCATCATGGCCGTGTGGGCGACGATGGCCCCGAGCACCGACACCGCCCCCTGGACGGCGTTCCAGTCCACCCCGCAGGCCCTCGGCGAGGCCTTCCTCGGCGGGGCGATGGAGCGCTTCACGCTTCCGCTGATCGTGGTGCTCAGCACCCTGGGGCTGCTCGGCGCCCTGCTCGGACGGGGCCGCGATTCCCTGGTGCTGCCGGCGATGCTGGGCCCGGTGGCCGTCTACTGGGCCTCCTCGGCGGCACAGGACGTCTTCTGGCGCAACCTGCTGTCCGGCTTCCTGTACCGCGACAACTTCCGCACCTCCGCGGTCGTGACCCTGGTGGCCGTGCCGCTGGTCGTGGCGGGTGTCGAGACGCTGCTGCGGGGGCTGCGTCGCCTGGTCACGGCCCGGCGGGCGCGTCGGACCGAGGGGGAGAGCACCCCGACGGCGCTTCCCACCGCGGCCGCCCTGGTGGTCGGGGTGCTGGCCTCGACCGCGCTGTCCTGGCACGTCTCGAGCGACCCGCACGTCCAGGCGCGCTTCGAGACCGTCTCGGATGCCTACCGCACCTGGGAGTTCGCCGATCTGGTCTCCGGGCCCGAGTTCGCCATGTTCGAGGACCTGTCGGAGCACGTGCCCGAGGACGGCTATGTCATCACCGACCCCTGGGAGGGCGGCGGTCTGGCCTACGCCTTCGGCGACCGCGAGGTCTCCCGCATCTACATGACCGTCAAGCGCACCCCCGAGGAGAAGTACGTCGACGCGCACTTCCAGGACATCGCCTCCGACCCCCGGGTCTGCGCGGCCCTGCCCGCGGACCAGCCGCTGTACTACCTGGACCTCGAGGAGCACCGCCTCGGCGGCAACAAGATCGAGGACTCCGGCTACCTGGGCTTCGAGGGCATCACCGAGGACACCCCCGGCTTCGACCTCGTCCACCGGGTCGGTGACGTGCGCCTGTACGAGATCGACACCTGCTGAGAGCGCTGCGGTGATGGTTCAATGAACGCGTGACTCCGTTCTCCGCCGCCGCGCCCTCACCCCGTGCCCGCACCACCGCCGCAGACCTCGGGGACTTCGTCACCGCCTCTCCCTCGAGCTTCCACGCCGTCCGCGAGAGCGTCCGGCGGCTCGGGCAGGCCGGCTTCACCGCGCTGGAGGAGACCGCCCCCTGGTCCGCGGCCGACGTCGCCGGGGACCGCTACGTGGTCCGTGACGGCTCCCTGATCGCCTGGTCGACCCCGACCTCCGCCGATGCCACCACCCCCTGGCGGATCGTCGGCTCCCACACCGACTCCCCCGCCCTGAAGCTGAAGCCGAACCCGGAGCTGGGCGCCGAGGGTCTGGCCCAGGTGGGCGTCGAGATCTACGGCGGCCCGCTGCTGAACTCCTGGCTGGACCGCGAGCTGCGCCTGGCCGGGCGGCTCGCCCTGGCCGACGGCACCACGACCCTGGTGGCCACGCCCGGGATCCTGCGCGTCCCCCAGCTCGCCGTGCACCTGGACCGTGCCGTGAACCAGGAGGGGCTGCGCCTGGATCCGCAGCGCCACCTGCAGCCGATCCTCGCCCTCGGCGAGGCCGATGTGATGGAGCTGCTGGCCGCGGAGGCCGGCGTCCGCGCCGCGGACATC encodes the following:
- a CDS encoding acyltransferase family protein translates to MQGPREAHAEREAEDAWSTADSVSGTWRPVRDAGPGTSAAAGSESAAPGAPESAPAPPRTRPVFRHELHGLRAVALGLVAIYHIWLGRVSGGVDVFLFLSAFFLTGTFVRRLDSGRPLGVPRYWLHTFKRLMPPAAVTILLTLAGSAAFLPSSLWPTVMQEAVASAAYVQNALLVFLQVDYHARDAGGASPLQHFWSLSVQGQAFVVWPLLFLLVVRRARRGRSVRRPLIALLLVIGAASLTWSIITTQTHQQVAYFDTAARLWEFAAGSLLALALPTIDRLTGARRPEEGQAPRLRTGRALLGWAGIAALLACGIVLDVSTMFPGWIAIVPLAAAGAVVVAGHSGRRWGVDALLSTRPAAFVGDISYALYLVHWPVLVMWLHRSGQQRAGLLDGLAVLAGSVLLAWLITRAVDAPVRRSVWLEARPRRALTAVAASFALVAVAAGGWWIGLNRAEPSTPVAAAQDLPSTEAATEVATEAPPEILPHGWQLGAQWPDLPERCGGPWAPAEDFHNVNCQQLLPADASADGTIVVVGSSHARQFIPALIPYATEHDLQIVNLSMDACGFTTEVEHSPYCQGYDQYVLDYVEAHSPELVLTTVTRTGLGDGGGESDERMPEGTAPAVRALLEREVRVIGVRDTPRWEQDQFACAEAVIEEGGAPSDADAACGADAADKLAPTNPAAALAELPGAEDRLALVDLGASICPQGRCSPILGESYVYMDDDHLTRTFVESVLVTPVTEQLTESFPAPAA
- the tgt gene encoding tRNA guanosine(34) transglycosylase Tgt, which translates into the protein MTAQSADPARPADPVDPVDPRPAPSGAGFEISARHGRSARAGVISTPHGQIATPAFVPVGTKATVKAVLPESMSELGAQALLANAYHLYLQPGHELIDAAGGLGAFMNWPGPTFTDSGGFQVMSLGAGFKKVLSSEFSGGEKARTSSGEDDAVAEGKERLAHVDDDGVTFRSFLNGDVHRFTPEVSMQIQHGLGADIMFAFDELTTLMNSRGYQEQALERTRRWAIRCLAEHARLTEERTHRPYQQLWGVIQGAQYEDLRRRAARDLSAMDSGGQVFDGFGIGGALEKENLAAIVGWVTEELPEDRPRHLLGISEVDDLFVAIAAGADTFDCVSPSRVARNSAVYTATGRVNLTGSRYRRRFAPIDETCDCYTCTHYTAAYVHHLFRAKEMLSATLCTIHNERFVVRLVDRIRASLLSGDFDALREETTGAYYGSPR
- a CDS encoding DUF6541 family protein, which gives rise to MWTDVIPGVLVAVALLVAPGAAALLCCRVSWPTALVAAPPVSLALLAISTLLAAVVDSSWGPLWMLATTVLGAGVCAVWSFATPWGRRTARWSPLSAAAAGQYLIGQVIALLFLVPLFLTAFVAPTTIAQRYDNAFHLNAIESIVRTGEATPFDTGQLLRGAVYPNSWHTAAALVQELSGLGLAQTVHALTLVTVLGVWPLSVWLLIEVLVRPGIVARLVTGPLSLAFAGFPLVLLDWGLVYPTILGLAAAPALAAVLIHLALDRSLLASPVRIAAIIAVMGIGVGIAHPGAALAGLIIALPITVLALVRQLRGPVLDSLRRPAGSRSRHASRGWSLRTVPAMDLGRAAVLMVVAVGIMAVWATMAPSTDTAPWTAFQSTPQALGEAFLGGAMERFTLPLIVVLSTLGLLGALLGRGRDSLVLPAMLGPVAVYWASSAAQDVFWRNLLSGFLYRDNFRTSAVVTLVAVPLVVAGVETLLRGLRRLVTARRARRTEGESTPTALPTAAALVVGVLASTALSWHVSSDPHVQARFETVSDAYRTWEFADLVSGPEFAMFEDLSEHVPEDGYVITDPWEGGGLAYAFGDREVSRIYMTVKRTPEEKYVDAHFQDIASDPRVCAALPADQPLYYLDLEEHRLGGNKIEDSGYLGFEGITEDTPGFDLVHRVGDVRLYEIDTC